In Vicia villosa cultivar HV-30 ecotype Madison, WI linkage group LG7, Vvil1.0, whole genome shotgun sequence, the DNA window tttttcctacatgtttttattgtggtataagtgtccatacacctaatgcttgctaatTTTGGGTACCAAACAAAACTTAATTAGTTTTGTAAGCTTGCTTGAAGACCACTCCAAACCTATGATATCTTGATGGTGGTTATTCTAATCATATGACAGGAGAAATAAGCAAATTTTCAAATCTAGTGCTCAAAGCAAAGGGTTATCTTATGAAGATAACAACAAAGAAAAAATTCTTGGCATATGCAAAGATGGAGCACCatctttcacatccattgaagatgtactttatgttgaaggactaaagcacaaTCTTCTTAGCATAAGCCcatttgtgacaaaggcttcaagatcaagttCACCAAAGATGAAAGTTTGATTGAACATAAAGTCACTCATGaagtaaaactcataggtaaacAAATTAATAATTTTCATGATTCGTGTAGATGATTTATCTATTTTCCCCATCTTTTTGCTAATGAAAAAGGGGAAGAAGATGCATGGTTTTGTGTATGTGTCTTGTCTAGACTGTGcatcaacaaaaatatcaaatctGTCCAAACTCTCCATGAATCAAGAAAAACATTGATCAAGGGGGAGCATTCAAGTTAGGGGGAGCATTTAAATAAGATCAAATCAAGCAATCCAAGAAACACATCCActtcaaaatttcaaaagttgttatcatAAAAAATGGGGAGATTGTGAAGTCAAGCTTCTCCAAAttatatgttttgatgaagacaactaccATGTGAATGTATCAAGAAAGGATGAGAAAAAAATTCAATGAATAAAGAGCTATGGATCAAGACTTGTCTCATAAGAAATTTCATCTAGATTATCTTTGATCTTCATAAAATGGTACAAGTTATATTTCAAAAGTTGATATACATTTTGTGCTCAAAAAATATCTCAACATATTCATACATATGCATTACCGATTTAAAATTTCATTGCCACTAAGTTtccaattttttcaaaatatttttttctttttggaacaATGTTAACGGGTTAACAGATTTTGGTTAACCGGCTAACATGATCTCAAAAATCTGTCTAGTGGCTAGTTTTAAATGTGTTAATCGGTTAACACATTTATGTTAACCACTTAATGCTAAAGCAGTGACACTTTTTCAGTTTAAATCATATTGATACATATGCATTACTCATTTTAAATTTCATTGCCACTAAGtttcaaattttttcaaaatatattttttctttttggaacAATGTTAACGGGTTAACAGATTTTGGTTAACCAGTTAACATGATCGCAAAAATCTGTCCAGTCGCTAGTTTTGAATGTGTTAACCAATTAGCACATTCTATTAACCGGTTAACACTGAAGTAGTGACactttttcattttaaataagATTCAAACGCATTTGAAATTTGTATctttaaacattgcattgttgGATCAAAATGCACTCATTCAAAGTGGTACGATACTCCTATAAATACTGCATGGTTTAGATTTCAAATTTTTAACTCTTTCATACAATTCAAATCCATTATTTCTCTAATTTTCAAACACAAGTGAATTGTCTTAACCTTCCATTAAAACTTGCTGCATACAATTTTCATAACAGCCCAAAAAGTTTCAGCATCATATTCATTGAACACTTGTATAACATACTTGAGAATTGTttacttgaaagagaagatcaatcattTCAATTGATAGAAGTCTTACAACTCCAAACATGTTGTATAACATACCTTGTTGTCCAGGAATGTTGAAAACAAGTGAGTGAAAAACAAagaattgttttctttttctacttGATTTGTGTAGATACCTTGCtgtccaagattgttggaagcaagagaaTCGAATTGGAGAGaattgttctcatttcaactGTGTTGATCATAAGGTGTTGTTGCCTTAGTGTTTGGTTAGAGTCTTGTATAGAAAGACTAGGTGTGTCTTGTCTAAAGATGTAACAATATTAAAATCTCTTACATGTTGTAAGGGGACTAGACGTACTCTCAGACTATGAGGGGAACTAGGATAATTCTCAGTGTTTTTTATCTTTCTGCAGTTTACCGCTTTCATCATATTACATAAACCTGAAAATAAAGAACAATCCTTCCATAAAACTAGACAATTTCAAAGTACATAATTCACCCCTCTCTTAGACGCACTCAATACTTATAATTTGATTTCACTCAACCTAACTGTATCATCTTTTATCAAAATTTGATGAACATAAAACTCTTCAAAACATGAAAGTCCAATTTTAACAAACATTACCAAACACTTTTTAATCTTGTTTTCCACCATTCCCATCTTATCTTCGCCAAATGTCTTAAGAAAACGTTGGTCCAGTATCTCAAGAATTTTGTTCGATTTTTTCATCTTACAAAACTGGTAACTTACATTCTCACAAAACATGTTATCCGTTGGCTCTTTCCAATAAGTATTTCTAATAGAAGAAGCAAAAAAATATGGTGCTAATTTAACCTAGGAACAAGATCTAGAAAATCAAGGTGTCAATCAAGATGTACCAGACAACCAGTCTGATATGTTGGATTTAAAGTCTCTAACTCACAAGGAGGATGGGCTTATAACCCTTGAGAATCACATGGAAAATAATATTGAGAACAATGTAAGTAACAAAATTGATGAAAATGCTAGTAACTCTATGAATTTAAATGAAGACCATGTTCTTGAACAAGTCAAATGTATTCAATTTCTGTTGCTAGGTTCCTTGAGCATAAGCCTCTTTTTATGTTGATTGAGTAAAGGAAGTCTCGGGCTGATTTGCATGAGCAGATTGTAATCAATTTTTGATTACTTATAAAATCTCTTGTTGGACAAGGGGACTGAACTACTCTCAGTTTGTGGGAGGAACTAGGATAACTCTATGTGTATTTTTACTTATTGCTTCTACACTCTATATCTTTCTACTGCTATCAACTCTAACATCAAATTCCGAACTTGTTCAACTTCTGAAGTTGTTTTTAAGAAGCAAATAGAATTCACTATACACAATTCAACCTCTCTTCTTGTGCATTTTTCTCACATATAAATAGGTGGTTGGTTTATAGATCCTCCTTTTTTTGCATTGTCCTTTTTGAACAGAGTGTATAGATCCCCTGAATCTTACCCAACTAGAACAGGGTGCCTGCTttaatgccaattgaaattctgttcTTCAACTAGAAAGATGTATGACACAATGTGAGGGATAATATGCATGACAAGATTAATCcagtaacaaataaaataaaattaaagtaaaGTAATTAATATACTAGGAATTATTAACCCAATTCGGTGCAAAGTCACCTACGTGTGGATGGTGTTAGcccaagaaaggaaattcactcTTAATAGTAAAAGTATATATTGATCTTAGTTGAACCCTTCTAGTTCAAAACCTCTTTTCTTAATACTACCCATGAATTTATATTCAGGACTCCCCCTGAATATGGGACCTCTCTTACTTTCTCCCAAGCACTCTCCCAAGTGTTTAACATAGTATGAATGATGAAACTAATTACAAATCAAAACAAATTCTATCCCTCTATATAGGAATGTAACTAGCAAATAGAGTTTCGTAACACAAACTAACAATGAAAAACAAAAGACTCAATAAAACTAAAACACGCCTTCGTTGTTGTCTCAAGGTTTAAGTCTTTTAATGGAGAGCTCTACTTTAATTAGAAACAGAATCTAGCTGCAAAGCCCATTAGAGTTTGTATCATTTCGGCTGGATGAAGCAAATTCAATGGAGAAAGTAATTAATCTTCATTATGTCGATttgtaatatttgatttgataaaTCTTCAATAATCAGATTTGTTCTCTTTAATATTTGTAAATTGATATTTTGGGAAAACTTTCCTTTTTCCATAAAGCGCATAAATCAGATTAAACAAGAAAGGAATCAGATCTTCATCAAGCGTGAGATTTCCTAAGCGCAGATTGGCTTCTGAATAAGGCAGAGTGTATCACAATCTGTGGAATATCTTGCTCCACATCTTGCCTCCTGGTTTGAGCTCATAGAGTCAGAATGTCTCAACACAATTCCATGGTATCTTGCTTCTCATGTCTTACAATGACGCGAATTAAATGTAACCACAAGACCAGCTTTCACAGTCTCCTAAATACCACAATCCATCCCCTCAATAAGGATTCTCATCTTCTCTTTCCATAAACTATACTCTTCTCCATTAAAGAATAAGGGTTTATTTAGTTAATCACCTGAAATCATTTCCTTCCTCTAGGGACAATTAATCTTTAATAGGAGTTAAGCTCTGATGCCGCTTGTTGAACACGTGATTTCAAACATAGAAGGGGGAGGGGGTGAACATTGGTATCAAAATtcataattgattttaaatgattattaCTTAAAACGGAAAATTTTGTTAGTATGGAAGAAAAGCAAATATAAGCTGCGTAAATAAATAAtagtaagaaaaaaaataaataaatggaaaGAGTTAAGAGAGATTGCACCATAATTTATCGAGGTTCAAATGATCTCTTGACCAATTCCTCCTAAAAAATTTCTTATTAAGTGTTtcactaaaataatatttttgaacTTTTACTAGTTTATGCCAAGAACCTTCTTACGAGCGACTAGGGATAATAGATTATTTAAGCTCAAAATAGAAAGTTTTGATTTATCGTGGGTAGCTCTAATCGATGATTGGTTTTACAAAAATGATAATTaattaaccctaataaaataatCGGTTATACAACATAAAAATGCTTCTAATTGATCATATGCCATCCCTAATCCATTATCTTAGCGTATAGAACTTTTTTTCTGCTGATTTTTTAAAACAAGAGAGGTTTAAAAAAGGTTTGTAAAGTAATTTTATACCGACAACCAATAAACGACGTATATCCAATCATGTCAtatttacattttaaaaatactttaatgATTTAACAATTTatcatattcttatttttattggACGAGAATTGTGCATATCCATTGCACACATAAAATTATGTTATTAGTTTTTCTCCAACCAAAATTACCATACAATCCCTGGCTTGGCTAACAGCATTTCCAAAAACTTTCCTACAAACACACGTTGAGCAAAATAAACTGCAAGCATAAACTCTTATCCTATTACATATATAGATATTGAAGTAGTACAAAATAACACAATAAAAAACACAGATTGGGAAAACAAGACATGCAAATCAACTAGGATGACACCATTTTTTTAATCATAGTAGAAATAAAATCTAGCTGGACAACTTCTGTTTAATTCCTAGCAACTTCAGTATGACATGTTTTATGAGCATTCTCTGAGTAGGAGATTCTTCAGAACATGCAACTCCTATTTTAGCAAACATCACTAAACACTCCTCTATGTTGTTTTCTACAATCCATGTCTGATCTTCAATAAATGGCATAACCAAACGTGAATCTACTATGTCAAGAATTCCTTCAAGAATTTTCATCTTACATAGTTTGTGTAGACAAAGATTTCCATAAAACATATTATCTGTTGGTCTCTTTCCAGTAAGCATTTCCAACAACAAAATTCCATAGCTGTAGATATCTCCCTCTGGTGTTACCGGACCACCTGCTCCATACTCTTTTCAAACAACAATAAAAacattagaaaaataaataaataaaagagtatAAATAATATAACATTGATTCTAAAGAGGCTTGACACGGTCATTCATCATGTATCTCACCAAATTAGATCGTAATTCTTAAATTAATGGTATGACATATGATAGATTTCTATGAAATAACAGTGTACAATTATTTTACTCTGTCATTGCATAACCATTAAATTCATGAAACAATTGTCATAAACTATGCTAAAAATATTGTATGTCACAGGGAAATAAAGAAATGACATCGAATTAGTATAGTTTGTAAATAACAACATTGCTAAATAAAGACAAATGGTTAACAAGATCAATGCCTTTTTCTTTATAGCTACAAGGTAATTAGTAGGTGCTAGCCATTCACAAATAGATGCAAAACATTATGAATGATATATAGTAACAAGCAAGGGATATAAAGAAGTTTACCAGGAGGAACATATCCTATGGTTCCTTTAATGGTTGATGAGTCAACTTGATCTTTACTTGAAAGTCCTGTGGATCCATGAATGAGCCTAGCTATCCCAAAGTCTCCCAAGTGAGCTACAATATCTTCATCAAGAAGAACATTGTTTGGTTTGATATCACAATGAATTACAACTTGCTCTTCATCATGGTGAAGATAGTCCAATGCATGAGCTATATCAAGAGCAATATCTACCATCTGCGTTAGGTTGAGACTATGATTTTCAGACCCTTCATTATTATGCAACAAATTTTCTAGACTCCCATTAGGCATGAACTCAAAAACAATAGCCTTGAAATCTTCACCCTTGCAATCAACACTTGAACAACAAGTTAGGATCTTCACAAGATTCCGGTGTTTCATCTTTCCTAAAGCATTGCATTCTGCCACGAAACTCTTTGCTGCCCCGCGTgtttcaagattcaacacctttACAGCAATAGGTCTTTCAAAGTTGAGAAGAGATCCTTTGTAAACAGATCCAAAACTTCCTGTCCCTACCAAATTGGCTGAAGAAAATCCATTGGTTGCTTCATGTAACTCTCCGTAAGTAACTCTTAGTGGCCTGTTTTGaagagatggtgaagaaggtAACTTTTTGGACTTTCTGGTGAGAAAATGGACAATTATTAAAGCTATGAAAGAGATCAAAATCCCACCAAATACACTTATGatgataattttcttttttatagatCTTTTGTGTTTCTTGGAAGGTATCTCCAAACATggtggaagcttcaattgagatatCCCACCACAAAGGTTCTTATTTCCAATTACTGAAATTCCTGATGCATTGCTAAAGACACCTCTTATGGGAACTTCGCCATAAAGATTGTTGAAAGACAAGTTCAATATAATCAAAAACTTCAGATTTTCTAGTTCAAAAGGGATTGTGCTTgaaaaattgttgtgagaaatgTCTATGAATTCTAAGGACTTTAAAGATCCCAAGAACGAAGGTATTTCTCCATGGAAAAAGTTTCCCCCTAAAAAGAGATCTGTTAATGTCAAACAAGAAGTGAGATCCTTGGGAATTTCACCAGTGAACTTATTTGAGTGTAGATCCAATAGTGAAAGATGATCCAAGTTACCAAACTCTAAAGGAATGGGACCAGTGAATGAGTTGGAGcacaagtataaaaatattaaattcttTAGATAGCCAAATATTTGATTGGGTATATCTCCACTCAGTTTGTTATCGCAAATACTTAATTTTTGCATTTGGGTGCAATATCTAAGGGTTAATGGAATCTGTCCTTCTAATTTGTTATGAGATAGATATAACTCAGATAATACAGTAAGATTGCCAATACTCATAGGAATATTGCCAGATAATTTGTTATCTTGCAAGACCAATCTTATTAGATTTTTaagacttccaattgaatctggAATTGTTCCCTCAAACAAATTATTTCCAAGGCTTAAGTAAGTTAACCCGGTAAGTTGTCCAATTCTCTGAGGTATCACTCCAGATATTTGATTAACTTGCATACTAAGCCGAGTAAGATGGGTGGAAAAGTTTCCTATAAGACTCGGCAATTCACCACCAAAATTATTAATGTGAAAAGAGAATGCTGACAGTTCAGTACAGTTGGATAATGAAGAAAGAAAGTCCAAATCTTTAGTCCTTCCACTTCCAAAATTATTACTCTCGATATTTAAATATTCAAGTTTATTTAATCGACCCAAAGTAAGAGGTACTGACCCATTAAAATAATTCCCTCCTATATCAAATATTTGCAAATCAGTGAGGTTAGATATTGAAGTGGGAAAATTCCCGATTATATAGTTGTCTACTACATGGAATTCTACAAGATAGGGAAAAATATGACCTAAATTTGATGGAAGACTACCATATAACTCATTTCCTCCAAGATCAAAACATTGAATATTTGATAGGTTGTAAAGAGAAGGAGGGATTTCACCTGACAAATTACTATTTAAAGCTAAAGCCAGATATTTCAAACTTGACAACTTACCTAAAGAATAAGGTATGGTTCCTTCCAAATAATTTTCTAAAAGAGATAGATATTGGAGTGATGAAACATTTTGTAGGGAAGATGAAATTGTACCAACTAGATGGTTGTTCTCAAGAATCAAGGCAGTAAGTTGCTTCATTGATCCAAACCATGTGGGAACTCTTCCTGTGAACCGATTTTCCAACAACTCCAATACTTTGATATTTGTGCAGTTTGTAAGCTCTTTTGGAATCTCTCCTTGAAGTTTGTTATTTCTTAAGTTAAGTAATTGCAAGCGCTTCAAACGACCAATCTGAGCTGGAATTTCACCATGCAAAGCGAGGTTTTGAAGTTTGAGTCTTCTGAGAAATGTGAGATTTCCTAAGGATGGACCAAGAGTACCACCCCAAGTTTGATTCTCCAAATGCAAGACAGATACTCTCATGTGACGGCGGCCACATGTGACACCCTCCCAATCACAGAAATGCAAAGAATGATTCCATGATGGTAGAGAATCCGGCACGCCATTTGTAAGTTTTTCCTTCAAAGCTAGCAAAGCAAGCTTATCCGTCTGTGAGCTTAAAGAGAGTGCAAATGTTGTGGTTGAGTTCATGTAATAAACCAACACTTGGGTAGCAAAGCAGAGAAGAAACATCATACAAATCCTCATTTTGCTATTGGGAAGTATGTATTGTGTTATACACCAGCTTTGAGAGATCATCAGTATATAAAGAGAAATATGTATGACTGTAATTAAGTTTCACAGTTTATTTTGATAAAGAACGTCAGTAATTAAGTAATTCATATGAACAAACCGCAACGACCATAATCGGTAAACCTTGGATATTGTGCAACACGTAATAAAAGCCGTGTGAGTCCCACCTTTCACATGTTAATCATATTAAGTCCTTTGTTTGACCTCCTCGTGATGAAGCATTTCATAGTCCTTTAGCTATGTTTTCAATGGCAATCCAATTTCTAATGGAAAAGTTGGAGAGAAAAAATTCCCTATATTGAAGCTGTCGAGAACTGAATAAAATGCAAGCAGATGATATTTTCAATTAGCTCATCATTCAATGTCTTTGGTTGACAGCATCTTTTcccttttttaaattttatttcaaagTCATGCAAGGAAAATACAAGTAAAATATTCTTAGTACATTCCGCTTATTTTTCATGCAAGATGTATGTTTGAAAACAAATTCTGGCTTGGCTTGATGCCTTTTTCATTAtctttttctctataaatagtaaataatacAGCCTCAATAATTACATAATTACCACTACTAGTTACAAATATCTTGatttgaattataattatatataattattaattttctaagttatacaaaatataataggaaactATTAATATCAGATTTCTTTATTGACATCCCCTTTTAAATTGATGCGGCTTGTCAAgcagcatcaatttgctaacgagAAATTGATGTTGAGGACGAGGAAAAGCCTTGGTGAATATATCAGCAAGCTGGAGTTTTGAGGTGACATGCGGATGAGATATAGTGTGATTCTCAAAGGCTTCCCGAATAAAATGACAATCCACCTCGATATGCTTAGTTCGTTTGTGAAAAACAGGATTGGCAACAATTTGAATAGCACTAGTATGGTCAGCATAGAGAGGGGTTGTTGTTTGCTGAGAGAAATCAAGCTCAACTAGAAGACCATGAAGCCAAATAATTTTTGAACAGGCTGTTGACATAGCTCGATATTCAGATTCAATGGAGGACTTGGAGACTCGTGCTTATTTTTACTTTTCCAAGAAGTTAAAGCAGAaccaagaaacatgcaccaaccgATGACAGATCGTCGAGTATTAGGACAAGCTTCCCAATCAGCATCTCTATAGCCAACCAAATCAAGGGATGATCCAATAGGAAAGAAGAGGCCACAGTGAGAGCTACCTTTCAAGTAACAAATGATGCGCCGAACAACAGCCAAATGAAGGTGTCGAGGAGTGTGCATAAATTGACTGACCTGTTGGACTACAAATGAGATGTCGGGGGCAAGTAATTGTTAGATAATTAAGACTCCCCACTAGTTGACAATATAAAATTGGACTAGGCAAAAGATCACCTTCATCACGATGATATTTGATgttaacctcaagaggagtatccaCGAGAGCAGCAGATTGGAGCCCCTCCAAGGAGATCAAATTTGTAGTATACCATGAAGAAAAATACCATTGGAATCAGAATGAACCTCAAAACCCAAGAAATAATGCAGGCAGCCAAGATCTTTCATCTGAAATGAGGCTTGAAGTTGTTGTTTAAGTTGTATGACCACTTGATCAGAATCAATAATGACCGTGTCATCAACATAAATAAGAAGAAGCACAGTTCTAGTAGTCGTGCGATGGATGAATAATGAGGAGTCATATTAACTTTGAGTAAAAGAAAATCCAAGAAGAGTATATCGAAATTTTTTCATACCATGCCTGAGGAGCTTGTCGCAAACCATATAAAGAGCGTTTAAGCTTGCAAACACATGGAAAGGATGAAAATAGACCCTTAGGAGAAGTCatgtaaatattttattcaaggtccccatgaagaaaagcattcttcacatccatttgatgaagggACTAGCCTGCAAAAGCAACAATAGAAAGCATTGTTCTAATGGTAGTCATCTTGGCTACAAGAGCAAATGTTTCTTATTCGTGTTTGTTCCCCAAAGCGACCAAGCGAGCCTTGTATTGATTGAGAGAACCATCAGAATTCAACTTCAcagaatacacccatttgcaACCTATGGGTTTCACACTAGGTGGACAAGAGAAAATGTCCTAAGTAAAATTATCTTGAAGTGGGGAAGAATAGAAACATCACAGAATTAGGGGAAAGATACGGGGAAAAATTGATGATCAAAGAAACATCATAACACAAGAATCCTTTTTGATTAAGAATATATCCCATAAATGTACCTTTGAcaaattgtgccccaagcttatGACGTCCACGAGGCGGTAAGTGAACAAAACATATACAACCGAAAGTGTGAAGGTCATGATAATTGGGATGAGTGTTTA includes these proteins:
- the LOC131617626 gene encoding probable LRR receptor-like serine/threonine-protein kinase At3g47570; this translates as MRICMMFLLCFATQVLVYYMNSTTTFALSLSSQTDKLALLALKEKLTNGVPDSLPSWNHSLHFCDWEGVTCGRRHMRVSVLHLENQTWGGTLGPSLGNLTFLRRLKLQNLALHGEIPAQIGRLKRLQLLNLRNNKLQGEIPKELTNCTNIKVLELLENRFTGRVPTWFGSMKQLTALILENNHLVGTISSSLQNVSSLQYLSLLENYLEGTIPYSLGKLSSLKYLALALNSNLSGEIPPSLYNLSNIQCFDLGGNELYGSLPSNLGHIFPYLVEFHVVDNYIIGNFPTSISNLTDLQIFDIGGNYFNGSVPLTLGRLNKLEYLNIESNNFGSGRTKDLDFLSSLSNCTELSAFSFHINNFGGELPSLIGNFSTHLTRLSMQVNQISGVIPQRIGQLTGLTYLSLGNNLFEGTIPDSIGSLKNLIRLVLQDNKLSGNIPMSIGNLTVLSELYLSHNKLEGQIPLTLRYCTQMQKLSICDNKLSGDIPNQIFGYLKNLIFLYLCSNSFTGPIPLEFGNLDHLSLLDLHSNKFTGEIPKDLTSCLTLTDLFLGGNFFHGEIPSFLGSLKSLEFIDISHNNFSSTIPFELENLKFLIILNLSFNNLYGEVPIRGVFSNASGISVIGNKNLCGGISQLKLPPCLEIPSKKHKRSIKKKIIIISVFGGILISFIALIIVHFLTRKSKKLPSSPSLQNRPLRVTYGELHEATNGFSSANLVGTGSFGSVYKGSLLNFERPIAVKVLNLETRGAAKSFVAECNALGKMKHRNLVKILTCCSSVDCKGEDFKAIVFEFMPNGSLENLLHNNEGSENHSLNLTQMVDIALDIAHALDYLHHDEEQVVIHCDIKPNNVLLDEDIVAHLGDFGIARLIHGSTGLSSKDQVDSSTIKGTIGYVPPEYGAGGPVTPEGDIYSYGILLLEMLTGKRPTDNMFYGNLCLHKLCKMKILEGILDIVDSRLVMPFIEDQTWIVENNIEECLVMFAKIGVACSEESPTQRMLIKHVILKLLGIKQKLSS